ATCCGTAAGGATCGGCTTGATCTGGGTCTATGGAAAGGAGTGGCGAGATCGCAGCTGGTCATACCTTTAGATATTCACGTTGTTGCCGCAGCGCAGAAGCTGGGTCTGACCAGAAGAGAAAATCCATCCTGGCATATGGCTGTCGAGATAACCGAGACGTTGAAAATGATAGATCCTGAGGATCCGGTTAAGTACGACTTTGCCCTATGCCACAAAGATATCGTTCCCAATGATGTGAAATAGGATAAAATGACTATCGCGTCAAGAGCTCATGGGATGATAATTCAATAAGGGACAGTTTCAGGAGCAATGCATCTATATTTTGAAGACCATTCAGCAGTTCCCATGGAATGATAATTCATAAAGGACGGTTTCTGGAGAGGTTATGCTTCTGGGTGCTCACATGTCGATTGCTGGAGGAGTAGATAAATCGATTCCACTCGGGAAAAAGATCGGCTGCGATACGATCCAGATATTCACGAAAAGCTCGAACCAGTGGGAAGCCAAGCCTCTTGCAAAGGAGGAAATTGAAAACTTCAAGAGGAACAGAAAGGAGATGGGGATCGATCTGGTCGTTGCCCATGATGCCTATCTGATCAATCTCGGTTCGCCTGACGATCTTCTCTGGAAGAGATCGATAGATGCATTCGTCATGGAGATGAACCGGTGCGAACAACTGGAAATACCCTTTCTCATCACCCATCCAGGTTCCCATATGGGAGCCGGGGAGGAGGCAGGGCTGATGCGGATCGCCGAGGCTATCGACAGGATTCACTCAAGGACTAAAGGATTCAAGACCATGGTAGTCCTCGAGACAACGGCCGGGCAGGGGACCAACCTCGGATACAGATTCGAGCATCTGGCAAAGATCATAAAGAATGTTAAGAAAAAGTGTGCTATCGGGATATGCTTCGATACCTGCCATGCTTTCGCAGCCGGG
The sequence above is a segment of the Acidobacteriota bacterium genome. Coding sequences within it:
- a CDS encoding deoxyribonuclease IV, whose amino-acid sequence is MLLGAHMSIAGGVDKSIPLGKKIGCDTIQIFTKSSNQWEAKPLAKEEIENFKRNRKEMGIDLVVAHDAYLINLGSPDDLLWKRSIDAFVMEMNRCEQLEIPFLITHPGSHMGAGEEAGLMRIAEAIDRIHSRTKGFKTMVVLETTAGQGTNLGYRFEHLAKIIKNVKKKCAIGICFDTCHAFAAGYEIRDKKSFDKTFREFDRILGLNLLKAFHLNDSLKGLGSRVDRHQHIGKGEMGLEPFRFLLNDRLLKKFPMYLETPKGPDYAEDVQNLKILRSLIRNR